A single window of Aphidius gifuensis isolate YNYX2018 linkage group LG1, ASM1490517v1, whole genome shotgun sequence DNA harbors:
- the LOC122860510 gene encoding zinc finger protein 593 → MGNGKYARKKTVQSHGMKKGCKSKRKTKDLDEIDVDLEQKNVTKLINQPIDLDKPGAAQFYCLHCARYFINDRALTDHFRTKVHKRRLKALEQQPYSIAESERAASHGNWVVAGKRKIQTITPVSFKGRNIYQEFKDATAMQVEA, encoded by the exons atgggAAATGGTAAATACGCTAGAAAAAAAACTGTCCAAAGTCATGGAATGAAAAAAGGATgtaaatcaaaaagaaaaacaaaagatcTTGATGAG ATTGATGTTGATCTTGAACAGAAAAATGttactaaattaataaatcaaccaATTGATCTTGATAAACCTGGTGCtgcacaattttattgtctcCATTGCGC acgttattttataaatgatcgAGCATTGACTGATCATTTCAGAACAAAAGTACACAAGAGACGACTCAAAGCACTTGAACAACAACCTTATTCGATTGCTGAATCTGAACGTGCTGCTAGTCATGGTAATTGGGTTGTTgctggaaaaagaaaaattcaaacaataaCACCTGTATCATTTAAAGGTAGAAATATCTATCAAGAATTTAAAGACGCTACAGCTATGCAAGTTGAagcataa